From the Nocardiopsis changdeensis genome, one window contains:
- a CDS encoding TetR/AcrR family transcriptional regulator, translating to MPKITAPTIAAHRARTRERIMEAVDELIRSQGIDRVSMTDVANAAGITRTALYNYFPDKPTLLLAFTEEVNNRFVEDYRRELPSGVSAARRLSAFVRLQLQGIMAHPHPPAAELGASLGPQAYQALAAHVAPMQSLLTEILEEGIADGEFDAMPPEAVARLTLSMVGSQRIPLVSGEIDPEETHALVTRFVLRALGVETETVDTIVPNRTATETVGDDA from the coding sequence ATGCCCAAGATCACGGCGCCCACCATCGCCGCCCACCGTGCCCGCACACGGGAGCGCATCATGGAGGCTGTCGACGAGCTCATCCGCTCGCAGGGGATCGACCGCGTCTCCATGACCGACGTCGCCAACGCCGCGGGCATCACCCGCACCGCGCTCTACAACTACTTCCCGGACAAGCCCACCCTGCTGCTGGCGTTCACCGAGGAGGTGAACAACCGCTTCGTGGAGGACTACCGGCGCGAGCTGCCCTCGGGGGTCTCCGCGGCCCGGCGGCTGTCGGCGTTCGTCCGCCTCCAGCTCCAGGGCATCATGGCGCACCCGCACCCGCCCGCGGCCGAACTCGGCGCCAGCCTGGGCCCGCAGGCCTACCAGGCGCTGGCCGCCCACGTCGCCCCGATGCAGAGCCTGCTCACCGAGATCCTGGAGGAGGGGATCGCGGACGGCGAGTTCGACGCGATGCCCCCCGAGGCGGTCGCCCGGCTGACCCTGTCGATGGTCGGCTCCCAGCGGATCCCCCTGGTGAGCGGCGAGATCGATCCGGAGGAGACGCACGCCCTGGTCACCCGGTTCGTGCTGCGCGCCCTGGGTGTGGAGACCGAAACCGTGGACACCATCGTCCCCAACCGGACCGCGACGGAGACCGTCGGCGACGACGCATGA
- a CDS encoding 3'-5' exonuclease, which translates to MGTLRMGTLTRRRGGIRAADLEYAVLDTETTGLDPRTGARIVEIAVVRVRGDGTLLRESTTLVDPRADVAGREFHGIGDGDVIGAPSVDEVVPELVRLLSGAVVVGHNLDFEQRFLASELVPVGLPEGLPGLCTLRALRAQVRLERYSLPKASHALSGVWPTGQHTALGDARACARLLVEMIANAPGELRYHGAEPEPVAVPLRRRVPVPSGAPAEAVRWKPRTSTPPDLFVPRPWPGARWRPLELDPFLCGGAFGPSDRAIAEMAAHRDARARRRLAAAAAVAGGLAAGGLLAGLGRRLRRR; encoded by the coding sequence ATGGGAACGCTGCGGATGGGGACGCTGACCCGGCGCAGGGGCGGCATCCGGGCGGCGGACCTGGAGTACGCGGTGCTCGACACCGAGACCACCGGCCTGGACCCGCGCACGGGCGCCCGCATCGTCGAGATCGCCGTGGTGCGGGTACGCGGCGACGGCACCCTGCTGCGGGAGTCCACCACCCTGGTGGACCCGCGCGCGGACGTGGCCGGCCGTGAGTTCCACGGCATCGGCGACGGCGACGTCATCGGCGCCCCGTCCGTCGACGAGGTGGTGCCGGAACTGGTCCGGCTGCTCTCGGGCGCGGTGGTGGTGGGCCACAACCTCGACTTCGAGCAGCGCTTCCTGGCCTCGGAGCTGGTCCCCGTCGGCCTGCCCGAGGGGCTGCCGGGGCTGTGCACGCTGCGGGCCCTGCGCGCGCAGGTCAGGCTGGAGCGCTACTCGCTGCCCAAGGCCTCGCACGCGCTCAGCGGCGTGTGGCCGACCGGGCAGCACACCGCCCTGGGCGACGCCCGCGCCTGCGCCCGCCTGCTGGTGGAGATGATCGCCAACGCCCCGGGTGAGCTGCGCTACCACGGTGCCGAGCCCGAGCCGGTCGCGGTCCCGCTGCGCCGCAGGGTCCCGGTGCCCTCGGGCGCGCCCGCGGAGGCCGTGCGCTGGAAGCCGCGCACCTCCACCCCGCCGGACCTGTTCGTCCCGCGCCCGTGGCCGGGCGCGCGCTGGCGCCCCCTGGAGCTGGACCCCTTCCTGTGCGGCGGGGCGTTCGGCCCCTCGGACCGGGCGATCGCGGAGATGGCGGCGCACCGGGACGCGCGGGCGCGCCGCCGCCTCGCGGCGGCCGCCGCGGTGGCCGGCGGCCTGGCGGCCGGCGGACTGCTGGCCGGCCTGGGCCGCCGCCTGCGCCGCCGCTAG
- a CDS encoding asparaginase — MTRTPLPEYVPLAEVTRSGMRESVHYGAVVGLSADGRIAHARGPVHQPMFPRSSAKPFQAVAMLRAGAPLSGPSLAIAAGSHGGEPLHEERARLILAEAGLTPDALRCPPDIPGGSEARREFVRSGREPERLLMNCSGKHAGMLAACVARGWTTGDYLDPGHPLQVLVRETTEDLCDEEVAHTAVDGCGAPQLAVSLAGLARGLWRMRTAPEGSPERAVLAAMSAHPEYVSGTGRVDTDLMTRMPGLVSKIGADGVLVLSAPSGEAVAVKISDGDAAERARTLVALDALRSLGVDVSPVRDRLRVDVYGGGAPVGEVRPL, encoded by the coding sequence ATGACCAGAACCCCGCTGCCCGAGTACGTGCCCCTCGCCGAGGTGACCCGTTCCGGGATGCGCGAGAGCGTGCACTACGGGGCGGTCGTCGGTCTGTCCGCCGACGGGCGCATCGCCCACGCGCGCGGACCGGTGCACCAGCCGATGTTCCCCCGCTCCTCCGCCAAGCCGTTCCAGGCCGTGGCGATGCTGCGCGCCGGCGCCCCGCTGTCCGGGCCCTCCCTGGCGATCGCGGCGGGCAGCCACGGCGGCGAGCCCCTGCACGAGGAGCGCGCCCGGCTGATCCTCGCCGAGGCGGGGCTCACCCCCGACGCGCTGCGCTGTCCGCCCGACATCCCCGGCGGCTCCGAGGCCCGCCGCGAGTTCGTCCGCTCCGGCCGCGAGCCCGAGCGCCTCCTGATGAACTGCTCGGGCAAGCACGCGGGCATGCTCGCCGCCTGCGTCGCGCGGGGGTGGACCACCGGGGACTACCTCGACCCGGGGCACCCCCTCCAGGTGCTCGTCCGCGAGACCACCGAGGACCTGTGCGACGAGGAGGTCGCCCACACCGCCGTCGACGGCTGCGGGGCGCCCCAGCTGGCCGTCTCCCTGGCGGGCCTGGCCCGGGGGCTGTGGCGGATGCGCACCGCGCCCGAGGGGTCGCCCGAGCGCGCGGTCCTCGCGGCCATGAGCGCCCACCCCGAGTACGTGTCCGGCACCGGCCGGGTGGACACCGACCTGATGACCCGCATGCCCGGCCTGGTGTCCAAGATCGGCGCCGACGGGGTGCTGGTCCTGTCCGCGCCCTCCGGGGAGGCCGTCGCCGTCAAGATCAGCGACGGGGACGCCGCGGAGCGGGCGCGTACGCTGGTCGCACTCGACGCCCTGCGCTCCCTGGGCGTGGACGTCTCCCCCGTCCGGGACCGGCTGCGGGTGGACGTCTACGGCGGCGGCGCGCCCGTCGGCGAGGTCCGTCCGCTCTGA
- a CDS encoding NAD(P)/FAD-dependent oxidoreductase encodes MRNIVIVGAGMAGLHTAAALRERGFEGRVTLIGEEPHRPYSRPPLSKEALTGVGLDPGPLAGHRALRLLEDAEVDALDLDFRPGTRALGLDTASRTVKLDDGDVPYDGLVVATGARARRPDTGLAGVHVLRTLEDAEAVRAGIAEHGRLVVVGAGFVGAEVAASARALGAEVTLVEAAPTPLTRVVDPRLGTVLTDLHRENGVDVRLGVGVDAYEGSGRVERVRLADGEAVEAPLVVAGIGVDLNTEWLQGALDLMPDGSVRCDEYSAASAPGVYAVGDLANWPHPRYGGRIRLEHWTNAGEQAAAAAHNLLAAPRERRPFTPVPYFWSDQYKMKIQLLGQGAPADEVAVVHGSVQDRKFVAFLGRGGILTGVLGLRSTPRTMRYRGLLERPTTWEDALAAVSPRP; translated from the coding sequence GTGCGAAACATCGTCATCGTCGGCGCCGGGATGGCGGGGCTGCACACCGCGGCGGCCCTGCGCGAACGCGGTTTCGAGGGCCGTGTCACCCTCATCGGCGAGGAGCCCCACCGGCCCTACTCCCGGCCGCCGCTCTCCAAGGAGGCGCTGACCGGGGTGGGCCTGGACCCGGGTCCCCTGGCGGGCCACCGGGCGCTGCGGCTGCTGGAGGACGCCGAGGTCGACGCCCTGGACCTGGACTTCCGCCCGGGCACCCGGGCGCTCGGCCTGGACACCGCCTCCCGCACGGTGAAGCTCGACGACGGCGACGTCCCCTACGACGGCCTGGTGGTCGCGACGGGCGCCCGGGCGCGCCGCCCGGACACCGGCCTGGCGGGGGTGCACGTGCTGCGCACCCTGGAGGACGCCGAGGCGGTGCGCGCGGGGATCGCCGAGCACGGGCGCCTGGTGGTCGTGGGCGCCGGGTTCGTCGGCGCCGAGGTGGCGGCGAGCGCCCGCGCCCTGGGCGCCGAGGTCACCCTGGTGGAGGCGGCCCCCACACCGCTGACCAGGGTGGTCGACCCGCGGCTGGGAACGGTGCTGACCGACCTGCACCGGGAGAACGGCGTGGACGTGCGCCTGGGCGTCGGGGTCGACGCCTACGAGGGCTCCGGGCGGGTCGAGCGCGTGCGGCTCGCCGACGGGGAGGCCGTCGAGGCGCCCCTGGTGGTGGCCGGCATCGGCGTGGACCTCAACACCGAGTGGCTCCAGGGGGCGCTCGACCTCATGCCCGACGGGTCGGTGCGCTGCGACGAGTACTCGGCGGCGTCCGCCCCCGGCGTGTACGCGGTCGGCGACCTCGCGAACTGGCCGCACCCCCGCTACGGCGGGCGCATCCGCCTGGAGCACTGGACCAACGCCGGGGAGCAGGCCGCGGCGGCCGCGCACAACCTGCTCGCCGCCCCGCGGGAGCGCAGGCCCTTCACTCCGGTGCCCTACTTCTGGTCGGACCAATACAAAATGAAGATCCAGCTGCTGGGACAGGGCGCCCCGGCCGATGAGGTCGCCGTCGTCCACGGGTCCGTGCAGGACCGTAAGTTCGTGGCGTTCCTCGGCCGGGGCGGCATACTGACGGGCGTCCTGGGGCTGCGGTCCACCCCGCGCACCATGCGGTACCGGGGGCTGCTGGAGCGGCCGACCACCTGGGAGGACGCCCTGGCGGCGGTCAGTCCGCGACCGTGA
- a CDS encoding ferredoxin has protein sequence MRVEVDYDLCESNALCMGVAPEVFEVRDDDFLYLLTEEPPAALHDRVRQAEKLCPKRAITVAD, from the coding sequence ATGCGAGTCGAGGTCGACTACGACCTGTGCGAGAGCAACGCCCTGTGCATGGGCGTCGCCCCCGAGGTCTTCGAGGTCAGGGACGACGACTTCCTGTACCTGCTCACCGAGGAGCCGCCCGCCGCGCTCCACGACCGGGTCCGCCAGGCCGAGAAGCTGTGCCCCAAGCGGGCCATCACGGTCGCGGACTGA
- a CDS encoding DUF4153 domain-containing protein, giving the protein MAVPETPHTHHPPHPPYLPPAYRPRPVLPRAPGWLLIAVLAVGTFSSLFASLARPGLGLVLTGLLAGLTALVALLVRPAIPEAPAAAGDEDGDGPEEDRREAEADGGRADADPDPGPDDRHDAADGDREAPGTPAAEDTENAEATEDTEDTEAPEGGDADGAPDTDGREPARSSPADTDASAPAAWNGWEPAPGGGWRPAGGPVEEVGEPDRYSHAWAAIFGVIATALLFTALFRDAGWLLFWTLTGAFLTASLAFAVRGPLSRSGTVGVAAGAFALVRNLFATPRFLLSPLQNSPTRLLLGPAVLTALVTTALLVVFGLLFSFADTVFAHYVADLFTPLTEGTSFSEGIGRLLLLVFTALFTGSAVLTARRRRPAPTARPEREARMPVWAWTIPLGALTALFAAFLAVQAVTLFGGDDHVQRVAGVTYAEYARQGFFQLVVVSVLVLGVIGLSARIVPARPRGVRLLRNALLGALCVLTLVILASAMYRLQLYIDVFGLTRLRAVAEAWIVWSALVFALVIAAGVLNTLGRPAVWLPRVVAATAGVSLAVFAYADPDLRIAESHLGTELNMSDVWYLRDLSADAVPALVELEGEDRACVLQRQYHRLGDDGPASWNLSRERAEELLPPPVDPYSCVDRYDW; this is encoded by the coding sequence ATGGCAGTTCCCGAAACCCCGCACACCCACCACCCCCCGCACCCGCCGTACCTCCCGCCGGCCTACCGGCCCAGGCCGGTGCTGCCCAGGGCGCCGGGCTGGCTGCTCATCGCGGTCCTGGCGGTGGGAACGTTCTCCTCGCTGTTCGCCTCCCTGGCCCGCCCGGGCCTGGGGCTGGTGCTCACCGGGCTCCTGGCGGGGCTGACCGCCCTGGTCGCGCTCCTGGTCCGTCCGGCCATCCCGGAGGCCCCCGCGGCGGCCGGGGACGAGGACGGGGACGGCCCGGAGGAGGACCGGCGGGAAGCGGAGGCGGACGGGGGAAGGGCGGACGCCGACCCGGATCCCGGTCCCGACGACCGCCACGACGCCGCGGACGGGGACCGTGAGGCCCCCGGCACACCCGCCGCCGAGGACACCGAAAACGCCGAAGCCACCGAGGACACCGAGGACACCGAGGCCCCCGAGGGCGGGGACGCCGACGGGGCCCCGGACACGGACGGGCGGGAGCCCGCCCGGAGCTCCCCGGCCGACACCGACGCCTCGGCCCCCGCCGCCTGGAACGGCTGGGAGCCCGCGCCCGGCGGCGGCTGGCGCCCCGCGGGCGGCCCGGTGGAGGAGGTCGGCGAGCCCGACCGCTACTCCCACGCCTGGGCGGCGATCTTCGGGGTGATCGCGACCGCCCTGCTCTTCACCGCCCTGTTCCGCGACGCCGGATGGCTGCTGTTCTGGACGCTCACCGGCGCGTTCCTGACCGCCTCGCTGGCCTTCGCCGTCCGCGGCCCCCTCTCGCGCAGCGGCACGGTGGGCGTCGCCGCGGGCGCGTTCGCGCTGGTGCGCAACCTCTTCGCCACGCCGCGCTTCCTGCTGAGCCCCCTCCAGAACAGCCCGACCCGGCTGCTGCTGGGCCCCGCCGTGCTGACCGCCCTGGTCACCACTGCGCTGCTGGTGGTCTTCGGTCTGCTGTTCTCGTTCGCCGACACCGTGTTCGCCCACTACGTGGCCGACCTCTTCACCCCGCTGACCGAGGGCACCTCGTTCTCCGAGGGGATCGGCCGCCTGCTCCTCCTGGTGTTCACCGCCCTGTTCACCGGGTCCGCGGTGCTCACCGCACGGCGCCGCCGCCCCGCCCCCACCGCGCGCCCCGAGCGGGAGGCCCGGATGCCGGTGTGGGCGTGGACCATCCCCCTGGGCGCGCTGACCGCGCTGTTCGCCGCGTTCCTGGCGGTGCAGGCCGTCACCCTGTTCGGCGGCGACGACCACGTGCAGCGGGTCGCCGGGGTCACCTACGCCGAGTACGCCCGGCAGGGGTTCTTCCAGCTGGTGGTCGTCAGCGTCCTGGTCCTGGGCGTCATCGGCCTGTCCGCCCGGATCGTCCCCGCGCGCCCGCGCGGCGTCCGCCTGCTGCGCAACGCCCTGCTGGGGGCGCTGTGCGTGCTCACCCTGGTCATCCTCGCCTCGGCGATGTACCGCCTGCAGCTGTACATCGACGTGTTCGGACTCACCCGGCTCCGGGCCGTCGCGGAGGCGTGGATCGTGTGGAGCGCCCTGGTGTTCGCGCTGGTCATCGCCGCCGGGGTGCTCAACACCCTGGGTCGGCCCGCGGTGTGGCTGCCCCGGGTCGTGGCCGCCACGGCCGGGGTGTCGCTGGCCGTGTTCGCCTACGCGGACCCGGACCTGCGCATCGCCGAGAGCCACCTGGGCACCGAGCTGAACATGTCGGACGTCTGGTACCTGCGGGACCTGTCCGCCGACGCCGTCCCGGCCCTGGTCGAGCTGGAGGGCGAGGACCGCGCCTGCGTGCTCCAGCGGCAGTACCACCGCCTCGGGGACGACGGCCCCGCGTCCTGGAACCTGTCCCGGGAGCGGGCGGAGGAGCTGCTGCCCCCGCCCGTCGACCCGTACTCCTGCGTCGACCGCTACGACTGGTGA
- the pip gene encoding prolyl aminopeptidase: MRTLYPPIEPYDSGMLDVGDGHRVYWELCGNPAGKPVVFLHGGPGGGCVPDHRRLFDPERYRILLFDQRNCGRSTPHAGRMDTDLSTNTTWTLVEDMERLREMIGVQAWQVFGGSWGSCLALAYAQAHPDRVTELILRGIFTLRDEELRWFYQEGASMMFPDLWESYLAPIPEEERGDLMAAYARRLESPDRETRVEAARAWSVWEGSTVTLLPNKELREHHAEDEYAMAFARIENHFFVNRGFFTPEQLIEGAERIRHIPGVIVQGRYDVCTPVHTAYDLHRAWPEAEFHIVDDAGHAFSEPGILDRLIEATDRFAR, from the coding sequence GTGCGCACCCTGTACCCGCCCATCGAACCGTACGACTCGGGCATGCTCGACGTCGGCGACGGACACCGCGTCTACTGGGAGCTGTGCGGCAACCCCGCGGGCAAGCCCGTGGTGTTCCTGCACGGCGGGCCCGGCGGCGGCTGCGTGCCCGACCACCGGCGGCTGTTCGACCCGGAGCGGTACCGGATCCTGCTGTTCGACCAGCGCAACTGCGGCCGCTCCACCCCGCACGCCGGGAGGATGGACACCGACCTGTCCACCAACACCACCTGGACGCTGGTGGAGGACATGGAGCGGCTGCGCGAGATGATCGGCGTGCAGGCCTGGCAGGTCTTCGGCGGGTCGTGGGGCAGCTGCCTGGCCCTGGCCTACGCCCAGGCCCACCCCGACCGGGTCACCGAGCTGATCCTCCGCGGCATCTTCACGCTGCGCGACGAGGAGCTGCGCTGGTTCTACCAGGAGGGGGCGTCCATGATGTTCCCCGACCTGTGGGAGTCCTACCTGGCGCCCATCCCCGAGGAGGAGCGCGGCGACCTCATGGCCGCCTACGCCCGGCGGCTGGAGTCGCCCGACCGCGAGACCCGGGTCGAGGCGGCGCGGGCGTGGAGCGTGTGGGAGGGCTCCACGGTGACCCTGCTGCCGAACAAGGAGCTGCGGGAGCACCACGCCGAGGACGAGTACGCGATGGCGTTCGCCCGGATCGAGAACCACTTCTTCGTCAACAGGGGGTTCTTCACGCCGGAGCAGCTGATCGAGGGCGCCGAGCGGATCCGGCACATCCCCGGGGTGATCGTGCAGGGCCGCTACGACGTGTGCACCCCGGTGCACACCGCCTACGACCTGCACCGGGCCTGGCCGGAGGCGGAGTTCCACATCGTCGACGACGCCGGGCACGCGTTCAGCGAACCCGGCATCCTCGACCGCCTCATCGAGGCGACCGACCGCTTCGCGCGGTGA
- a CDS encoding DUF4429 domain-containing protein, with translation MEELRGHHALWRIDDETVRIRFDSGRKVPTLFKALGGAEVPLAAVREADFYRGDRKHGWRLRLDLLPGLDPYTRPAATARDALTPLVLSGPHDTELVAEYVADKIRDLARYARETLAGDLDRTEVARALVARPPVQARTAEGSASFDGEKVRLQWDGWLASTAKEKEKSREYRLAEIESVDWHPQVDVTEGYMRVVLRGVTLPEATSLENDFFTLASHGSKGAEETFLMAATVNAYIGDAPAAPALEGGEPGGAEEVFAKIRELGRLHAEGLLTDQEFADKKAELLGRL, from the coding sequence ATGGAGGAACTGCGCGGGCACCACGCCCTCTGGAGGATCGACGACGAGACGGTACGGATCCGCTTCGATTCCGGACGCAAGGTGCCGACGCTGTTCAAGGCACTGGGCGGCGCCGAGGTCCCGCTGGCCGCGGTGCGCGAGGCGGACTTCTACCGGGGCGACCGCAAGCACGGGTGGCGGCTGCGGCTGGACCTGCTCCCCGGGCTCGACCCCTACACCAGGCCGGCCGCGACCGCCCGCGACGCGCTCACCCCCCTGGTCCTGAGCGGCCCCCACGACACCGAGCTGGTCGCCGAGTACGTCGCCGACAAGATCCGGGACCTGGCCCGCTACGCCCGCGAGACCCTCGCCGGCGACCTGGACCGCACCGAGGTCGCCCGGGCCCTGGTGGCCCGGCCCCCCGTGCAGGCCCGCACCGCCGAGGGGTCGGCCTCCTTCGACGGCGAGAAGGTGCGCCTGCAGTGGGACGGGTGGCTGGCCAGCACCGCCAAGGAGAAGGAGAAGTCCCGCGAGTACCGGCTGGCCGAGATCGAGTCGGTGGACTGGCACCCGCAGGTCGACGTCACGGAGGGGTACATGCGCGTCGTGCTGCGCGGGGTCACCCTGCCCGAGGCGACCTCCCTGGAGAACGACTTCTTCACGCTCGCCTCGCACGGCTCCAAGGGCGCCGAGGAGACCTTCCTGATGGCGGCCACCGTCAACGCGTACATCGGTGACGCGCCCGCCGCGCCCGCCCTGGAGGGCGGTGAGCCGGGCGGCGCCGAGGAGGTCTTCGCCAAGATCCGCGAGCTGGGCCGCCTGCACGCCGAGGGCCTGCTCACCGACCAGGAGTTCGCCGACAAGAAGGCCGAACTCCTGGGCCGCCTCTAG
- a CDS encoding AMP-binding protein, with translation MSKEAAAEGAAEFRAARDLLLRLREDREGAHREFTWPRPEVFNWALDHFDEVAERRPDRTALWIVDEDGSEEKHTYRRMSERSSQVANWLHAQGVHAGDRILVMLGPQVELWEITLAAVKLGAVVVPTATNLTEGDLLDRLERGEIGHVVCSPVDTAKFEGLSGHWTRICVGYMDGWLGYPDSEHAGLEFHPPHRVGPDDPLLVYFTSGTTATPKLVVHTQRSYPVGHLSTMYWLGVRPGDVHLNVSVPGWGKHAYSSVFGPWNAEATVLVVRQDRFSPERLLDEIVRCGVHTFCAPPTVWRMLVQTDLASWKVPLREALAAGEPLNAEVVEHVRRAWGLTVRDGFGQTETTLLVGNSPGQHVVPGSMGREMPGYRIVLVDPVTEEPGDTGEICVDLSDAPVGIMKGYADSPDLTRTATRRGLFHTGDLASREPDGHITYIGRGDDVFKASDYRISPFELESVLVEHEYVAEAAVVPSPDPLRLAVAKAFVTPAPGVPPTAETARAILEHVRGRLSPYKRVRRLEFAELPKTVSGKIRRVQLRREEAERGPVQDGSRRPAEFWEEDFADPEP, from the coding sequence ATGTCCAAAGAGGCGGCGGCCGAGGGTGCCGCGGAGTTCCGTGCGGCGCGCGATCTGCTCCTGCGGCTGCGGGAGGACCGCGAGGGCGCGCACCGGGAGTTCACCTGGCCCCGGCCCGAGGTGTTCAACTGGGCGCTGGACCATTTCGACGAGGTGGCGGAGCGGCGGCCGGACCGCACCGCACTGTGGATCGTCGACGAGGACGGCTCGGAGGAGAAGCACACCTACCGGCGCATGTCGGAGCGCTCCTCCCAGGTCGCCAACTGGCTGCACGCCCAGGGCGTGCACGCGGGCGACCGCATCCTGGTGATGCTCGGACCCCAGGTGGAGCTGTGGGAGATCACCCTGGCGGCCGTCAAGCTCGGCGCCGTCGTGGTACCGACCGCCACCAACCTGACCGAGGGCGACCTGCTGGACCGGCTGGAGCGCGGCGAGATCGGGCACGTGGTGTGCTCCCCGGTGGACACGGCGAAGTTCGAGGGCCTGAGCGGCCACTGGACCCGCATCTGCGTGGGGTACATGGACGGCTGGCTCGGCTACCCCGACTCCGAGCACGCCGGCCTGGAGTTCCACCCGCCGCACCGCGTCGGCCCCGACGACCCCCTGCTCGTCTACTTCACCTCGGGCACCACCGCCACGCCCAAGCTCGTCGTGCACACCCAGCGCTCCTACCCGGTCGGGCACCTGTCCACCATGTACTGGCTGGGCGTGCGGCCGGGGGACGTGCACCTGAACGTGTCCGTCCCCGGCTGGGGCAAGCACGCCTACAGCAGCGTCTTCGGGCCCTGGAACGCCGAGGCGACGGTGCTGGTGGTGCGCCAGGACCGCTTCTCCCCCGAGCGCCTGCTGGACGAGATCGTGCGCTGCGGCGTCCACACCTTCTGCGCGCCGCCGACGGTGTGGCGGATGCTGGTGCAGACCGACCTGGCGTCGTGGAAGGTCCCCCTGCGCGAGGCCCTGGCCGCCGGGGAGCCGCTGAACGCGGAGGTGGTCGAGCACGTGCGCAGGGCGTGGGGCCTGACGGTGCGCGACGGGTTCGGCCAGACGGAGACCACCCTGCTGGTCGGCAACTCCCCCGGCCAGCACGTGGTCCCCGGGTCGATGGGCCGCGAGATGCCCGGGTACCGGATCGTCCTGGTGGACCCGGTCACCGAGGAGCCGGGCGACACCGGCGAGATCTGCGTGGACCTGTCCGACGCGCCGGTGGGGATCATGAAGGGGTACGCGGACAGCCCCGACCTGACCCGGACGGCGACCCGCCGGGGCCTGTTCCACACCGGGGATCTGGCCTCCCGGGAGCCCGACGGGCACATTACCTATATCGGTCGCGGCGACGATGTGTTCAAGGCCTCGGATTACCGCATCTCACCATTCGAACTCGAAAGCGTGCTCGTCGAACACGAATACGTGGCCGAGGCCGCGGTGGTCCCCTCCCCCGATCCGCTGAGGCTGGCGGTCGCCAAGGCGTTCGTGACCCCGGCCCCCGGGGTGCCGCCCACGGCGGAGACGGCACGGGCGATCCTGGAGCACGTCCGCGGCCGCCTCTCCCCGTACAAGAGGGTCCGCCGCCTGGAGTTCGCCGAGCTGCCCAAGACCGTGTCGGGCAAGATCCGCCGGGTGCAGCTGCGCCGGGAGGAGGCCGAGCGCGGCCCCGTCCAGGACGGCTCGCGCCGCCCCGCCGAATTCTGGGAGGAGGACTTCGCCGACCCGGAGCCGTGA
- a CDS encoding 3-deoxy-7-phosphoheptulonate synthase has product MPSTNDTRVVDYKPLIAPRDLLSELPLGAERTALVERSRAEVKRVLDGEDDRLLVVVGPCSVHDRESAMDYAHRLIELVPSLSEELCVVMRVYFEKPRTTVGWKGLINDPGLDDTYDVQRGLRLAREILLDINSLGLPAGTEFLDPITPQYIADAVSWGAIGARTTESQVHRQLSSGLSTPVGFKNGTDGDVQVAVDAVGAAAASHTFFGVDPTGAGSVVVTEGNPDCHVILRGGRTGPNHDAASVDAALDVIARAGLPRRLMIDASHANSGKDHERQPGVAAEIAAQVAEGQHGIIGVMLESFLVPGAQKLGDPADLVYGQSITDKCMGWDTTTEVLTTLAEAVRARRKTA; this is encoded by the coding sequence ATGCCCAGCACCAACGACACAAGGGTGGTCGACTACAAGCCGCTCATCGCCCCCCGGGACCTGCTCTCGGAGCTTCCCCTGGGAGCGGAGCGCACCGCCCTGGTCGAGCGCTCCCGCGCCGAGGTCAAGCGGGTCCTGGACGGTGAGGACGACCGCCTGCTGGTCGTCGTCGGCCCCTGCTCCGTGCACGACCGCGAGTCGGCCATGGACTACGCCCACCGGCTGATCGAGCTGGTCCCCTCGCTGAGCGAGGAGCTGTGCGTGGTCATGCGCGTGTACTTCGAGAAGCCGCGCACCACCGTCGGGTGGAAGGGCCTCATCAACGACCCCGGCCTCGACGACACCTACGACGTCCAGCGCGGCCTGCGCCTGGCCCGCGAGATCCTGCTGGACATCAACTCGCTGGGGCTGCCCGCGGGCACCGAGTTCCTCGACCCCATCACCCCGCAGTACATCGCCGACGCCGTGTCCTGGGGCGCGATCGGCGCCCGCACCACCGAGAGCCAGGTGCACCGCCAGCTGAGCAGCGGCCTGAGCACCCCGGTGGGCTTCAAGAACGGCACCGACGGCGACGTGCAGGTGGCCGTGGACGCGGTGGGCGCGGCCGCGGCCTCGCACACGTTCTTCGGTGTGGACCCGACCGGCGCGGGCTCGGTGGTCGTCACCGAGGGCAACCCCGACTGCCACGTCATCCTGCGCGGCGGCCGCACCGGCCCCAACCACGACGCCGCCTCGGTGGACGCCGCCCTGGACGTCATCGCCCGGGCGGGGCTGCCGCGCCGCCTGATGATCGACGCCAGCCACGCCAACAGCGGCAAGGACCACGAGCGCCAGCCGGGCGTGGCCGCCGAGATCGCCGCCCAGGTGGCCGAGGGCCAGCACGGCATCATCGGCGTCATGCTGGAGAGCTTCCTCGTCCCCGGCGCCCAGAAGCTGGGCGACCCGGCGGACCTGGTGTACGGCCAGTCCATCACCGACAAGTGCATGGGCTGGGACACCACCACCGAGGTGCTGACCACCCTGGCCGAGGCCGTCCGCGCCCGCCGCAAGACCGCCTAG